The Hyphomicrobiales bacterium genome has a window encoding:
- a CDS encoding hypothetical protein (Evidence 5 : Unknown function), with the protein MGYLFRILARYGFLTLPEPLAPDYDPAQRAAAEFAVLHRDTRGLLDQMTSEGAMSPEEAKRSLISRLTKAK; encoded by the coding sequence GTGGGGTATCTGTTTCGCATTCTCGCGCGATATGGCTTCCTGACGCTGCCAGAGCCGTTAGCGCCCGACTACGACCCAGCTCAGCGCGCGGCGGCGGAGTTCGCCGTGCTGCATCGGGATACCCGTGGCCTCCTGGATCAGATGACAAGTGAGGGAGCAATGTCTCCTGAAGAGGCAAAGCGCTCCCTGATCTCACGCCTGACAAAAGCGAAGTAG